Part of the Chloroflexota bacterium genome is shown below.
ACGTGTGTCCGGTCTTGTCGTGAGGCGGCCCGGGCAGCAGACCGTCCTCGTCCCGCTCGCGCCAGTTCGGTTGTCCTTCCAGGTCCGCGCCGTGGCAACTCGCGCAGTGCAATTGATACAGGACCTCACCGTTGCGCACCAATTGCCGATTGGTGGCGTCGGCCCGGCTGGGTTCGCCCGCGCCCCCAACGAATAACCATACGGCCGCCAACACGACAGTTGCCGTCACCACAGCGGCCGCAATCAGTACGAGCCACCGCCCTGGTGTGCCCTGGCTCTTTCTCGCCGACCTGCGTTTACTCATGTCAATTTCGTCCAGTACTTGTTCAAATGGAAGCGCGGGTCGCTGGTGCCGTTCGCGAAACGGCGCCGACCCTCTCGCCTGGTGCCGACCCAAAAAACCTCTCTCATTCGCTGGCTGACATTGTACAATACTCGGCTTCATACTGGGGAGGAGTATTTTGTTC
Proteins encoded:
- a CDS encoding cytochrome c, which encodes MSKRRSARKSQGTPGRWLVLIAAAVVTATVVLAAVWLFVGGAGEPSRADATNRQLVRNGEVLYQLHCASCHGADLEGQPNWRERDEDGLLPGPPHDKTGHTWHHSDALLFDVTKYGSTAVVGSDYKSNMPGFEDKMSDGEIWAVLAYIKSTWPPDIQEIQSDLEDTRQQ